The sequence below is a genomic window from Candidatus Poribacteria bacterium.
TTGTAATTCAGCATAGAACCCGTAGCGTGATGTAACGCTGAGGCACCGCCTGCCCACCAACTGCTTTTGACATCAATATCCGCCCCAGCATCGAGTAGAACATCAATAAGCTCACGGTTGCCGGAGGCAGCAGCAAACACAATCGCCGGGGCATCGAAACTGAACCACGGCGCATCAAGTTGTGCAGCGAGTGTTTCATTCGTTGCCAATAGGTTTTCAACTGTCCATGCATCGCCATTTTCGACTGCTGTAATAAACGCCTGCTTCTTTGTCATTAGTATTTTCCTTCTTAAAAATGTTACACCAGTGTAACATTTTGTGTGTGGCGTGTAACGTTAGAGAACCCAGTCCCCGTAGGGGTTTGTTGACGTTTAATTTTTTCTTATAAAAAAAATAATTTGGCGAAAAGTGTAACATTTTTTCTCGCTACTGGCTATTGGCAGTCAGCAAGAAACTTATAGGTGCTGGAAATGTGTGTCGGTTTCCGCGCCAGGGTTTTGTAGCTTGATACAATATTCACTTTTTTGGAAAGTCTTATTATATTATAATCCAAGTTCCTACTTACACGATTTTAGACATGTATACCTCGTTTTTTACGCAAAACTGTCGATGATCCAGGCATTTTGTACCGCAAACTGTTAGTTTGCGTCCTCAGATGCACAACCTAACAGGTTATGCTACAAACTAGCAACTTAGGTTACATTATACTCTATTTGCTAACTAATGTCAAGTAAAATGCATTAGCGGTTCGCGGATAGGAATTGGTAATTGCGGATTGTGTGCTTGAGACTTTAGTGTCAAAAACTTTACACCCATTAGCACGAGATTTCGACTTGAATCAAAAGACCACTTGGTATATAATAATACGGTCAAAAATAGCGAAAAAGGTGGTGTGTTGCTACAAGGTATCATTGAAGCAGACACAACCTATATCGGTCACAAATCTCATAACATTTTTGAGGTTCTTTTGTATGGAAACCACAAATATCAAACCAAAGACGATATTCACGGGTGATAATCTGCCTATCATGCGTGGGATAAATAGTGAATCCATTGATCTCATATATTTAGACCCGCCATTTAATAGCAAGACGAACTACGCAGCCCCTATAGGTTCAAAAGCTGCTGGTGCGGAATTCAAAGATACGTGGACCCTTTCAGACGTAGACAACGCTTGGCTTGATCTCATTGAGACGAAACATCCTGCGCTGAACCGAGTTATCCATGCTGCTATGACAAACAGCGATAAATCTTATCTCATTTACATGGCTGCCAGATTACTGGAAATGAAGCGTATTCTGAAAGATACTGGCAGTATCTACCTACATTGCGATACGACAATGAGTCATTATCTCAAGTTAGTTATGGATGCGGTGTTTGGGAAGGGAAACTTTCGGAATGAGGTTGTTTGGAAACGAACCGCAGCACATAATGATTCTGCAATTTATGGGAGTATTCATTGTACTGCCACCGGAAATTTAGACCACTCTCTAATATAAGATTGTGCTACAATGACAATCTATTTGAAAGGAGCATTCCGATGGCGAAACGCAGAAAATTCACTGCTAAGTTTAAAGCAGAAGTTGTGCTTGAGGCCCTTAGCGGTGAAAGTTCACAGGCGGAACTGTGTCGCCGACATAACCTCAGCGAAAACCAAGTCTCAACGTGGAAACGGCAGTTTCTTGAAAATGCCGAAACCTTTTTTGAATCTCCAGAGAAGCACTCCGATGCTTCCAGCGAGCGGATCGCTCAACTTGAGCAACTCGTTGGGAGGTTGACGCTGGCGTTGGAAATTCAAAAAAAGGCATTGACGTTGTTGGATTGAATCCATCTCAACAGCGATACGTCGTTGAGACGTTGCGCAAGGAGTATGCCATGCGAGAGATTTGTGAGGTGCTGGGTTTCAACAAGAGCACCTTCTATTATCAACCCAAAAACGACCCGTCTGAAGACATCTTACGCGCTGAAATACAGCGGTTAGCGGCAGCGTATCCGACGTATGGGTATCGGCGTATGACAAAGATGCTACTGCGTCAAGGATACACCGTCGGGTATAAACGTGTTGCCCGTTTGATGAAAGAAGAGTGCCTCTCGGTCTCGGTGAAACGCATCTGTCAAACCACGAGATCCTTTGAAGGTCAACAGCCTTGGGGCAATAGAGTTCAGACCCTTGAGATCTCTCGAGAGAATCAAGTCTGGGTAGGCGATATTACCTACGTCCGTCTCAAGAGACGCTTCATCTATGTCGCTGTGCTCATGGACATCTTCACCCGAATGATCAGGGGATGGCAGGTCAGTCCACATTTGAATACATCTCTGACGTTGAAACCGCTACAAGAGGCACTCTCGCAAAGCGGGTCTCCGGAGATCCATCACAGCGATCAAGGCGTGCAATATCTTTCAACCGCTTATATCTCGACGCTCAAAGCACACGATATTCAGATTTCAGTCGCTCGCAGCGGGTGTCCTTGGGAGAACGGATACGCCGAAAGGTTGATCCGAACGCTCAAGGAAGAAGAAGTTCACCTCAATGATTACCAAGATATTACCGAGGCTCGAGAACGCATCGGTCATTTTATCACACAGGTGTATAACTATAAACGCCCACATTCGGCGTTAGGGTATCTGACACCTATAGAATTTCAAAGACAAACCTTCTCTTAACTTTGCTAAATTTTGGTCTAAATAAACGGTGGCACTTCAATTGGTTCAACGAGAAAACCAGAATTACCCACGGCAACCTGAAGGGGGTTACGCGGTTGTTAAAATTTCTTAGGGATCACAAAGGGAACTTTTCTGTAAAATCGATCCTTCTGACAACGTTAATTGGTAATAGTGTTTATGCCAGTGACGAGTGGGGGGATCATTTTAAGGATATTCCAACCGCTTTAAAAACAGTTTCTAACCGGATAAACAGTTTTTTACAGGCGAATTTTCTAATGCCCGAGATATGCAATCCTGTCTTGGATGGAGAATCCTTCACAAGACACTGGGACCAGGATAAATATACCCATTTCCGAGAAATGTTTGACCT
It includes:
- a CDS encoding DNA methyltransferase, coding for METTNIKPKTIFTGDNLPIMRGINSESIDLIYLDPPFNSKTNYAAPIGSKAAGAEFKDTWTLSDVDNAWLDLIETKHPALNRVIHAAMTNSDKSYLIYMAARLLEMKRILKDTGSIYLHCDTTMSHYLKLVMDAVFGKGNFRNEVVWKRTAAHNDSAIYGSIHCTATGNLDHSLI